In Flagellatimonas centrodinii, a single window of DNA contains:
- a CDS encoding glutathione peroxidase: MTSLYDIEVNTIQRQPQSMADYKGKVLLVVNVASKCGFTPQYKGLEALYRQYKDRGLEILGFPCDQFGHQEPGSEEEIASFCSMNYEVSFPMFAKIEVNGDGAHPLYRKLKSDAPGVLGSEGIKWNFTKFLIDRDGKVVKRYGSVDKPESIAADIEKLLG, from the coding sequence ATGACCTCGCTGTACGACATCGAAGTGAACACCATTCAGCGCCAGCCGCAGTCGATGGCCGATTACAAGGGCAAGGTCCTGCTGGTCGTCAACGTCGCCAGCAAGTGCGGCTTCACGCCGCAGTACAAGGGGCTGGAGGCACTGTACCGTCAGTACAAGGATCGCGGCCTCGAGATTCTCGGCTTTCCCTGCGACCAGTTCGGGCATCAGGAACCGGGGAGCGAAGAGGAGATCGCCAGCTTCTGCTCGATGAACTACGAGGTGAGCTTCCCGATGTTCGCCAAGATCGAGGTGAACGGGGATGGCGCGCATCCGCTCTATCGCAAGCTGAAATCGGATGCCCCCGGCGTGCTGGGCTCGGAGGGCATCAAATGGAACTTCACCAAGTTCCTGATCGACCGTGACGGCAAGGTGGTGAAACGCTACGGCTCGGTGGACAAGCCGGAAAGCATCGCCGCGGACATCGAAAAATTGCTCGGCTGA
- the cysC gene encoding adenylyl-sulfate kinase, whose amino-acid sequence MNSGEGATNVVWHAHQVARDERAEQKGQKPCVIWLTGLSGSGKSTVANALEGELFRAGYHSYLLDGDNVRFGLNKDLGFSDADRVENIRRIGEVAKLFADAGLIVITAFISPFRADRNMVRHLLPAGEFFEVHVHAPLDVCEGRDPKGLYKKARAGEIKHFTGIDSPYEAPDSADLTLNTGELSVQDAVNQLLAFLKARERLA is encoded by the coding sequence ATGAACTCTGGCGAAGGCGCCACCAATGTGGTTTGGCATGCGCATCAGGTTGCACGTGATGAACGTGCCGAGCAGAAAGGGCAGAAGCCTTGCGTGATCTGGCTGACCGGGCTGTCGGGCTCCGGCAAGTCGACGGTGGCCAATGCGCTTGAGGGTGAGCTGTTCCGCGCCGGCTACCACAGCTACCTGCTGGACGGCGACAACGTGCGTTTCGGGCTCAACAAGGACCTCGGATTTTCCGATGCTGACCGGGTTGAAAACATCCGCCGCATTGGCGAGGTTGCCAAGCTGTTTGCCGACGCCGGCCTGATCGTGATCACGGCCTTCATCTCGCCGTTCCGCGCTGACCGCAACATGGTGCGACACCTGCTGCCGGCGGGCGAGTTCTTCGAGGTGCATGTGCATGCGCCGCTGGATGTCTGCGAAGGGCGCGACCCCAAGGGGTTGTACAAGAAGGCGCGTGCTGGCGAGATCAAGCATTTCACCGGCATCGATTCACCCTATGAGGCCCCGGATTCCGCCGACCTGACGCTGAACACCGGCGAGCTGTCGGTGCAGGACGCGGTCAATCAGCTGCTGGCCTTCCTCAAGGCGCGCGAGCGCCTGGCCTGA
- a CDS encoding recombination-associated protein RdgC has protein sequence MWFKNLCVFQLEQPWTLPPGALETLLAQRPLVPCPAMSPESTGWVAPGPDGALVASVEKHLLVALGWETRLLPGAVINDAAAERAEAFEQQRGFKPGRKLMRDIKDAVAAELLPKAFTRRSQLLAWIDPEGGRIVVDTGTVAKAETLIQHLRDALGSLAVVPWTTEVSPASTMTQWLLSGDAPSPFDLGDACELSGSDDTKSVIRYVRHPLEAATLKRHLDDGMRATQVALHWSGQLTLTLTEPLVVRKVKFLEAESEDTDRIEDPDLAFEADFTLMVGAFSKLLADLERVLAPAG, from the coding sequence ATGTGGTTCAAGAATCTCTGCGTTTTCCAGTTGGAACAGCCCTGGACCCTGCCGCCCGGCGCACTGGAAACCCTGTTGGCCCAACGGCCGTTGGTGCCGTGTCCGGCGATGAGCCCTGAAAGCACGGGTTGGGTGGCGCCCGGACCGGATGGCGCGCTGGTGGCCTCGGTTGAAAAGCATTTGCTGGTGGCACTGGGCTGGGAAACGCGTCTGCTGCCCGGTGCGGTGATCAACGATGCTGCGGCTGAACGCGCCGAGGCCTTTGAACAGCAGCGTGGCTTCAAGCCGGGCCGCAAGCTGATGCGTGACATCAAGGATGCGGTGGCCGCCGAGCTGTTGCCCAAGGCCTTCACCCGTCGCAGCCAGTTGCTGGCGTGGATCGACCCGGAGGGCGGCCGTATCGTGGTCGATACCGGGACGGTGGCCAAGGCGGAAACGCTGATTCAACATTTGCGGGATGCCCTCGGGTCCCTGGCGGTGGTGCCCTGGACCACCGAGGTGTCGCCGGCATCGACGATGACGCAGTGGTTGCTGAGCGGAGACGCGCCGTCGCCCTTCGACCTCGGGGATGCCTGTGAACTGTCGGGCTCGGATGACACCAAGTCCGTGATCCGCTACGTCCGCCATCCGCTGGAAGCCGCCACGCTGAAGCGCCACCTCGACGATGGCATGCGGGCGACACAGGTGGCGCTGCACTGGAGCGGTCAGCTCACGCTCACGCTGACCGAGCCGCTGGTGGTGCGCAAGGTGAAGTTCCTGGAGGCCGAGAGCGAGGATACCGATCGGATCGAGGACCCCGATCTCGCCTTCGAGGCAGATTTCACCCTGATGGTCGGCGCCTTCAGCAAGCTGTTGGCGGACCTCGAACGGGTGCTGGCGCCGGCGGGCTAA
- a CDS encoding SLC13 family permease yields the protein MMTLPDTSLLLTASVLVLLFVGLFRTRLAPDVLFIAAVTALLSTGVLTASEAFSGLSNQGVLTVAVLYVVAAAIKETGGVQWIVQTVLGKPRSVLHAQIRLMLPVTAFSAFLNNTPVVAMLIPAVSEWANRFKLPVSQLFIPLSYAAILGGTCTLIGTSTNLVVNGMLIEATGSGFSLFDLAPIGLPIAVLGLIAILVVSRFMLPDREALTTQLENVREYTIEMLVDGSGPLPGRSIEQAGLRHLPGCYLVEIERDGELLTGVSPQQRLEAADRLIFIGRVDSVVDLQKIRGLSPATDQVFKLSGQRSQRELIEAVVSDTSPMNGKTIKEGEFRTRYDAVVLAVARRGERMEGKLGAIRLQAGDTLLIEAGESFIKAQRHSRDFFLTRHIEGSSVPRHEKARLALGIMAGMVLAAGTGLLPMLEAALLAAGALVLTGCISTHAARSSIDWSVIIVIAAAFGLSAALDKTGLATLLAHQIAQVAGASPLGVLAAIFVATALLSAFMTNNAAAALMFPIALQLGAETGIAPATVALGVIFGASACYMTPIGYQTNLMVLAPGGYRFSDFVGIGAVLTVITGIVYVLMAGT from the coding sequence ATGATGACCCTCCCCGACACCTCCCTGCTGCTGACGGCAAGCGTCCTGGTGCTGCTGTTCGTGGGCCTGTTTCGCACCCGGCTGGCGCCGGACGTGCTGTTCATCGCTGCCGTGACCGCACTGCTGAGCACGGGCGTGCTGACAGCCTCCGAAGCTTTCAGTGGTCTGTCGAACCAGGGGGTGCTGACGGTCGCGGTGCTCTACGTCGTCGCCGCTGCCATCAAGGAAACCGGCGGCGTGCAGTGGATCGTGCAGACCGTACTCGGGAAGCCCCGCTCGGTCCTGCACGCCCAGATTCGTCTGATGCTGCCGGTGACCGCCTTCAGCGCGTTCCTCAACAATACGCCGGTGGTGGCGATGCTGATCCCGGCCGTGTCGGAGTGGGCCAACCGGTTCAAGCTGCCGGTGTCGCAATTGTTCATTCCGCTCAGCTACGCCGCCATTCTCGGCGGCACCTGCACCTTGATCGGCACCAGCACCAACCTGGTGGTCAACGGCATGCTGATCGAGGCGACCGGCAGCGGCTTTTCGTTGTTCGACCTCGCCCCCATTGGGCTGCCGATCGCGGTGCTCGGTCTGATCGCCATCCTGGTGGTGTCCCGGTTCATGCTGCCCGACCGCGAAGCGCTCACCACACAGCTGGAGAATGTCCGCGAGTACACCATCGAGATGCTGGTCGACGGCAGCGGCCCGCTGCCCGGCCGCAGCATCGAGCAGGCTGGTCTGCGCCACCTGCCCGGCTGCTACCTGGTGGAGATCGAGCGTGATGGCGAGCTGCTCACCGGCGTCTCCCCGCAACAGCGTCTGGAAGCGGCGGATCGGCTGATCTTCATCGGCCGTGTCGACTCGGTGGTCGACCTGCAGAAGATCCGCGGCCTCAGCCCCGCCACCGATCAAGTGTTCAAGCTGTCAGGGCAACGGTCGCAACGCGAATTGATTGAAGCCGTGGTCTCGGACACCTCGCCGATGAACGGCAAAACCATCAAGGAGGGCGAGTTCCGCACCCGCTATGACGCGGTGGTGCTGGCCGTGGCACGCCGGGGGGAGCGGATGGAAGGCAAGCTCGGCGCCATCCGCCTGCAGGCGGGCGATACCCTGCTGATCGAAGCCGGCGAGAGCTTCATCAAGGCCCAACGTCATTCCCGTGACTTCTTCCTGACCCGCCATATCGAGGGATCCTCGGTGCCCCGCCATGAAAAGGCGCGGCTGGCACTGGGCATCATGGCCGGCATGGTGCTGGCGGCCGGCACCGGCCTGTTGCCGATGCTGGAGGCCGCCCTGCTGGCGGCCGGCGCGCTGGTGCTCACCGGCTGCATCAGCACCCATGCCGCGCGATCCAGCATCGACTGGTCGGTGATCATCGTCATCGCCGCTGCCTTCGGCCTCAGTGCGGCGCTGGACAAGACCGGCCTGGCAACCCTGCTGGCGCACCAGATCGCGCAGGTCGCCGGCGCCAGCCCGCTTGGGGTGCTGGCCGCCATCTTCGTCGCCACCGCGCTGTTGTCAGCGTTCATGACCAACAACGCGGCGGCCGCCCTGATGTTCCCGATTGCCCTGCAGCTGGGCGCGGAAACCGGCATTGCCCCGGCGACCGTCGCGCTCGGCGTGATCTTCGGGGCGTCCGCCTGCTACATGACGCCGATCGGTTATCAGACCAACCTGATGGTGCTCGCGCCCGGTGGGTACCGGTTCAGCGACTTCGTCGGGATCGGCGCCGTTCTGACGGTGATCACTGGCATCGTCTACGTCTTGATGGCGGGGACCTGA